The following are from one region of the Treponema denticola genome:
- a CDS encoding cell division protein FtsQ/DivIB — MADILYTWKKNEYLNDAYVKEKVINDNKSSKLKSAVVRFLIISFVLLLLGEIIYYAIILPYSSIAAVSISGCSDLSSIEVKKLAGIESNTKWLSIDSSEISKKLVSYPGIASVTVEKKFPDKVSIKIVERKAVALAFTEVEGRTVPMEIDGYGVVFRIGSPIIKSNLPIITGLTFKSPREGMQVNEKLSQLFVQLDILQKKHPVLLNEISEIKIQPKKYGGYDLILYPVKSRLSVITNKFLTEESLQYMILILDVVKDINLEKNIIGIDLRGANAVYIKREAKDE; from the coding sequence ATGGCTGATATTTTGTATACTTGGAAAAAAAATGAATATTTGAATGATGCATATGTTAAAGAAAAAGTTATTAATGATAATAAATCATCAAAGCTTAAATCGGCAGTAGTTAGATTTCTTATTATTAGTTTTGTCTTGCTCTTATTGGGAGAGATTATTTATTATGCAATAATTTTACCGTATAGTTCTATAGCAGCAGTAAGTATTTCGGGTTGTTCCGATTTAAGTTCGATAGAAGTAAAAAAACTCGCAGGAATCGAAAGTAATACTAAATGGCTTTCTATAGATTCTTCCGAGATTTCTAAAAAACTTGTATCATATCCCGGAATTGCATCCGTTACCGTAGAAAAGAAATTTCCCGATAAGGTTTCAATTAAAATAGTTGAAAGAAAGGCTGTTGCTTTGGCTTTTACCGAAGTTGAAGGAAGAACCGTTCCAATGGAAATTGACGGTTACGGCGTGGTTTTTAGGATAGGTTCTCCTATTATTAAATCAAATTTGCCTATTATTACAGGGCTTACATTTAAAAGTCCTCGTGAAGGTATGCAGGTTAACGAAAAACTTTCTCAGCTTTTTGTTCAGTTGGATATTTTACAAAAAAAACATCCCGTTTTATTAAATGAAATATCGGAAATAAAAATTCAACCTAAAAAATACGGAGGTTATGATTTGATTCTCTATCCTGTAAAGAGCAGGTTATCGGTTATAACCAATAAATTTTTGACGGAAGAATCTTTACAATATATGATCCTTATTCTGGATGTAGTTAAGGATATAAATTTAGAAAAAAATATTATTGGAATTGATCTACGTGGTGCTAATGCCGTTTATATAAAAAGAGAGGCTAAAGATGAGTGA
- the ftsA gene encoding cell division protein FtsA, with translation MSDDIIVGLDIGSKNIRVVVAEKNDEGHLQITGIGMSESTGIHRGIVTNIENTVQGINKAVDEAEVMSGVDISHCTVGLGGVHIEGVNSKGVFPIRDKGKNNKEIDRSDIDAVINSAQAVEFTGDREIIHVVPQSYTVDRQRGIKDPLNMIGTRLEAEVHLITGVATSMKNIPNCVQRADLNIDGLMHNGLADVRAVMTNDEQELGSILIDIGAGTTDIVVMQNGGPIITAALPVGGIQVTNDLAIVKSIPFDTAEKIKISSGCCWMPFVERDEQVLIPAFGGRGPEEIYRSEICEILQARMAEIFVMVKNKVDDLTQGSRLGGSVIICGGGALLNGTTELADEIFDMQSARLGIPSTIGGVVGRYRSPEFATVLGLILHKLDDQNKIGKVSSSRKENSGLVVSKIKNFIKELF, from the coding sequence ATGAGTGATGATATAATCGTAGGTTTGGATATAGGAAGTAAAAATATTCGAGTTGTTGTTGCCGAAAAAAATGACGAAGGGCATTTACAGATAACGGGTATCGGTATGAGTGAATCGACGGGCATACATCGGGGTATTGTCACTAATATTGAGAATACCGTTCAGGGTATAAATAAGGCTGTTGATGAGGCTGAGGTTATGTCCGGTGTAGATATTTCCCATTGTACTGTCGGCTTGGGCGGAGTTCATATAGAGGGAGTCAACTCTAAGGGTGTTTTTCCTATAAGAGACAAGGGTAAAAATAATAAGGAAATCGACCGCTCCGATATAGATGCAGTAATTAATTCTGCACAGGCTGTTGAGTTTACAGGAGATAGAGAAATAATTCATGTTGTGCCTCAGTCTTATACGGTAGATAGGCAGCGTGGAATCAAAGATCCGCTAAATATGATAGGTACAAGACTTGAAGCCGAGGTTCATTTAATAACGGGTGTAGCAACCTCTATGAAAAATATTCCCAACTGTGTCCAAAGAGCCGATTTAAATATAGACGGCTTAATGCATAACGGTTTGGCGGATGTAAGAGCTGTTATGACAAATGATGAACAAGAGCTTGGTTCAATTTTAATAGATATCGGAGCGGGCACTACCGATATAGTTGTTATGCAAAACGGAGGACCTATAATTACGGCCGCATTACCTGTAGGCGGAATACAGGTTACCAATGATCTTGCAATAGTAAAAAGTATTCCGTTTGATACGGCGGAAAAAATAAAAATATCAAGCGGATGCTGCTGGATGCCTTTTGTTGAAAGAGATGAGCAGGTTTTAATTCCGGCTTTTGGAGGAAGAGGACCTGAAGAAATTTATAGAAGTGAGATTTGCGAAATATTGCAAGCCCGCATGGCTGAAATTTTTGTAATGGTAAAAAATAAGGTGGATGACCTTACGCAAGGTTCCCGCCTTGGCGGTTCCGTTATAATATGCGGAGGCGGAGCCTTGCTAAACGGTACAACGGAATTAGCTGATGAAATATTCGATATGCAATCTGCCAGACTGGGAATTCCTTCAACTATAGGAGGAGTTGTAGGGCGATATCGAAGCCCGGAGTTCGCTACGGTGTTGGGATTAATATTGCATAAATTGGATGATCAAAATAAAATAGGTAAGGTTTCAAGTTCCAGAAAAGAAAATTCGGGGCTTGTTGTTTCAAAAATAAAAAATTTTATAAAAGAATTATTTTAA
- the ftsZ gene encoding cell division protein FtsZ, with the protein MLYEVMEDKVNNEVVDAGTPAIIKVIGAGGGGSNAVNRMMSSNMRYVDFIVANTDLQALRHSNAPLKLPIGTKITKGLGSGGDPEIGEQAAIEDREIIANAIKDADMLFITAGMGGGTGTGSAPIIAEIAKEQGILTVAVVTKPFAFEGRKRMSLAEEGIKKLRESVDTVITIPNQHLLNMVDPSTPVVEAFKKADDVLRQAVQGISDLIYQHGEINVDLADVKAVMKAQGNAHMGVGVGEGQNRAVDAATNALNNPLLEEARVEGAKNLLVNICGSEKLTMHELSEIMDIINAGADPDVATFFGATIDPSVENKVVVTLIATGFRSNDKFPIDDAASNRKPVRDNAENLVFTDDSFMTSREWTKVNKTTPPTLSGLGLRNRSEASSEKHYEDIYVAERKPSFSSIVPPMESDLETPAYYRNQNVLR; encoded by the coding sequence ATGTTATATGAAGTAATGGAAGACAAGGTAAATAACGAGGTTGTCGATGCAGGTACTCCGGCTATAATAAAAGTTATAGGCGCCGGAGGAGGCGGTTCAAATGCCGTAAATAGGATGATGTCCAGCAATATGAGGTATGTTGACTTTATAGTTGCAAATACCGATTTACAGGCTTTACGTCATTCAAATGCTCCTTTAAAATTACCTATAGGAACAAAGATTACCAAGGGCTTGGGTTCAGGAGGAGACCCTGAAATAGGAGAGCAGGCTGCAATCGAAGATCGAGAAATAATTGCAAATGCAATAAAAGATGCAGATATGCTTTTTATAACGGCAGGCATGGGCGGGGGCACAGGTACCGGCTCAGCTCCGATTATTGCCGAAATTGCTAAGGAACAGGGGATTTTAACCGTTGCCGTAGTTACAAAGCCGTTTGCATTTGAAGGCCGTAAAAGAATGAGCCTTGCAGAAGAAGGAATAAAGAAATTAAGAGAATCCGTAGACACAGTAATTACTATTCCGAATCAACACTTATTGAATATGGTAGATCCTTCAACGCCTGTTGTGGAAGCTTTTAAAAAGGCTGATGATGTTTTGCGTCAGGCTGTTCAAGGTATATCTGATTTAATTTACCAACATGGAGAAATTAATGTCGATCTAGCCGATGTTAAAGCCGTAATGAAAGCACAGGGTAATGCTCATATGGGTGTAGGTGTAGGCGAAGGACAAAATAGGGCCGTGGATGCTGCAACAAATGCACTTAACAATCCTTTACTTGAAGAAGCTAGAGTTGAAGGGGCTAAAAATCTTTTGGTAAATATTTGCGGAAGCGAAAAACTAACCATGCATGAGCTTTCTGAGATTATGGATATCATTAATGCCGGAGCAGATCCTGATGTGGCTACTTTTTTCGGTGCAACCATCGATCCTTCCGTAGAAAACAAAGTTGTTGTTACACTTATTGCTACGGGTTTTAGATCAAACGATAAGTTTCCTATTGATGATGCAGCCTCTAACAGGAAGCCTGTTCGTGATAATGCAGAAAACTTGGTATTTACAGATGATTCTTTTATGACCTCAAGAGAGTGGACTAAGGTTAATAAAACAACGCCTCCTACTCTTTCCGGGCTTGGATTAAGAAATAGGAGTGAGGCATCTTCCGAAAAACATTATGAAGATATCTATGTTGCAGAAAGAAAGCCTTCTTTTAGCTCTATTGTTCCGCCTATGGAAAGTGATTTGGAAACTCCTGCATATTACAGAAATCAAAATGTTTTAAGGTAA
- a CDS encoding site-specific tyrosine recombinase codes for MTKIQLRAFYGFLISAESHSKATAQTYINTLQLFQEHMSDSLIENATEADCIDFILNRSESGIMAKTIAKDIAALNSFFRFLIIEGVRKDNPSESIERPKREKTLPRVLSPDEVDSLFAAIPLDSPNNIRDRALFELIYSAGLRVSEIVNLKMEDIFYDEDLIKVTGKGNKERIVPFGSAAKYWLKQYILEARTELLKPKHPENTLISGSVFLNNRGAVLTRKGIWKRINELSNFSGIETKVHTLRHSYATHLLAGGADLRSVQCLLGHSDISTTQVYTHIEDKSLQMYHNKFFDTKKLERGIK; via the coding sequence CTGACAAAGATACAGCTTCGGGCTTTTTACGGATTTTTAATTTCAGCGGAATCTCATTCCAAAGCAACAGCTCAAACCTATATTAATACTTTGCAATTATTTCAAGAGCATATGTCCGATAGTTTAATTGAAAATGCAACAGAAGCCGACTGTATTGATTTTATTTTGAATAGATCCGAATCGGGAATTATGGCTAAAACCATAGCCAAGGATATTGCAGCTCTTAATTCCTTTTTTAGATTTTTAATTATCGAAGGAGTTAGAAAAGATAATCCGAGTGAGAGTATCGAAAGACCTAAAAGGGAAAAGACTCTGCCCAGGGTCTTATCTCCGGATGAAGTAGACAGCCTTTTTGCTGCAATTCCTTTGGATTCTCCTAATAATATAAGAGACAGGGCTTTATTTGAGCTTATTTATTCTGCAGGTCTTAGAGTCAGCGAGATTGTTAATTTAAAAATGGAAGATATTTTTTATGATGAAGATTTAATTAAGGTTACGGGAAAGGGCAATAAAGAAAGAATTGTTCCTTTCGGCAGTGCCGCCAAGTATTGGCTTAAGCAATATATACTTGAAGCCCGTACCGAACTATTAAAACCTAAGCATCCTGAAAACACATTGATTTCAGGTTCCGTATTTTTAAATAACAGAGGAGCTGTTTTAACCAGAAAGGGAATTTGGAAAAGAATAAATGAACTTTCAAATTTTTCGGGTATTGAAACAAAGGTTCATACTTTAAGACATTCTTATGCTACGCATTTACTTGCCGGAGGAGCGGATTTGAGGTCTGTTCAATGTCTTTTGGGACATTCCGATATTTCTACAACTCAAGTTTATACGCATATCGAGGATAAGTCTTTACAAATGTATCATAATAAATTTTTTGATACTAAAAAGTTAGAACGAGGTATAAAATGA
- a CDS encoding tetratricopeptide repeat protein, producing the protein MKKRFCFVIITLLLIFILGSCNKVTSIRRLQELEEGVSNPNTEAELKDAIRKYEKRVDDIMIAEERIGIWYKILGSRYMDQKMYKKALKAFQSALEYYPENQNLFYQAGLAASLTAKNSLDFELTGTDIEKKRYFDLAVSAYKRALEINPKHAKAVYAISVLYIFELNRPAEAIPILEKITEWEKKPIDHLFLLGAAYYMTGENEKAIAVYERIIEISSSAEKKAKAESNIREIRSSGGR; encoded by the coding sequence ATGAAAAAAAGATTTTGTTTTGTAATAATCACTTTGTTGTTAATCTTTATATTGGGAAGCTGTAACAAGGTTACAAGTATTCGAAGGCTTCAAGAATTGGAGGAAGGAGTCAGCAATCCGAATACGGAGGCCGAATTAAAGGATGCTATAAGAAAATATGAAAAAAGAGTTGACGATATAATGATTGCAGAAGAAAGGATAGGTATTTGGTATAAAATACTCGGATCAAGATATATGGATCAAAAAATGTATAAAAAAGCATTAAAAGCTTTTCAATCTGCATTGGAGTATTATCCCGAGAATCAAAATTTATTTTATCAGGCCGGTCTTGCTGCAAGTTTAACGGCAAAAAATTCTTTAGATTTTGAATTGACCGGAACCGACATCGAGAAAAAAAGATATTTTGATCTTGCCGTTTCCGCTTATAAGCGTGCTCTTGAAATAAATCCTAAACATGCAAAGGCTGTTTATGCTATATCGGTATTGTACATATTCGAATTAAATCGTCCTGCCGAAGCAATTCCTATTTTAGAAAAAATTACCGAATGGGAAAAGAAACCTATAGATCATTTATTTTTACTTGGGGCTGCTTATTATATGACAGGTGAAAATGAAAAAGCTATTGCCGTTTATGAGCGCATTATCGAAATTTCAAGCAGCGCAGAAAAAAAAGCAAAAGCGGAAAGCAATATTAGGGAGATTAGGAGTTCGGGAGGAAGATAA
- the dprA gene encoding DNA-processing protein DprA, with product MKISEKESLYIGLSHCYFLKGREKLVLSEKLDSLSSLVSLSLKDISEIIGRQVRPKKWDKDLLRSLTDSSIKLMSSYDIKMLYFYDSDFPPQLREIPDHPFTVFYRGTLPSTEQPMLAMVGTRRPTGDGIEQALNLGKESAEKNIPVVSGLAFGIDCFSHKGCLEGEGKTLAVLACGPEMIYPRSNKKLAANILESGGCILSEYAPGTEPLSYRFPERNRIISGLSRSVLIVEAPKKSGALITADFALEQGRDVYVCGLLLNSLQNEGGKALYEQGAFAIKSIDDILHDWKYPTENNLKNNQQNMLFTNL from the coding sequence GTGAAGATATCCGAAAAAGAAAGTTTGTACATAGGATTATCTCATTGCTATTTTCTCAAAGGAAGGGAAAAGCTTGTTCTATCGGAAAAGCTCGATTCCTTATCTTCTCTTGTGTCGCTTTCTCTAAAAGATATTTCGGAAATTATCGGCCGGCAGGTAAGACCCAAAAAATGGGATAAAGATTTACTTAGATCTCTTACGGATTCAAGCATAAAACTTATGAGCTCATATGATATAAAGATGCTTTATTTTTATGATTCGGATTTTCCCCCGCAGCTTAGGGAGATTCCGGATCATCCATTTACCGTCTTTTATCGCGGAACACTCCCGTCAACTGAACAGCCTATGCTTGCGATGGTAGGAACAAGGCGGCCTACGGGGGACGGAATTGAACAAGCCTTGAATTTGGGAAAAGAAAGTGCCGAAAAAAATATTCCTGTTGTTTCGGGATTGGCTTTCGGTATAGATTGTTTTTCTCATAAGGGCTGTCTTGAAGGAGAAGGTAAGACCTTGGCAGTATTGGCCTGCGGGCCTGAAATGATTTATCCCCGTTCAAATAAAAAACTTGCTGCAAATATTTTGGAATCGGGCGGATGTATTTTAAGTGAATATGCTCCGGGAACGGAACCTTTGTCCTATCGCTTTCCTGAACGGAATAGAATTATTTCGGGACTTTCACGTTCCGTTTTAATTGTAGAAGCTCCAAAAAAATCGGGAGCTCTTATTACTGCAGATTTTGCCTTGGAGCAAGGCAGGGATGTTTATGTATGCGGTCTTCTTCTTAATTCTTTACAAAATGAAGGCGGTAAAGCCCTTTACGAACAAGGTGCATTTGCGATAAAATCCATAGATGATATTTTACATGACTGGAAATATCCTACGGAAAATAATTTAAAAAATAATCAGCAAAATATGCTGTTTACTAATTTATAG